One window from the genome of Nicotiana tomentosiformis chromosome 5, ASM39032v3, whole genome shotgun sequence encodes:
- the LOC104098395 gene encoding uncharacterized protein, with product MEKIPNFFWMKTKNLSWNVNGLKGNRKWDIIKSLIRDWKPDILCLQETKIEDWNGILARQFWGNRWVEWAELKASDTRGGIVTMWDKRHWNCIEIQHGIHSISGVYGPHTNLEREEIWHELGAVRGLSDEQWVIGGDFSVCRFESERHNYVRRSRAMRGFTDVIQDLCLVDLPLQGAYFTWSRGEIKQIALPKVISDHNPIMMESGDWDSNPSYFKFENRWLNTEGFLEKIKIWWQSYDVNGTPDFILVQKLKLLKKDLTIWNREEFGNIAVKRGITLEELSLL from the exons atggagAAAATACCAAACTTTTTCTGGATGAAAAcaaaaaacttaagttggaatgTGAATGGGTTGAAAGGCAACAGGAAATGGGATATCATCAAATCATTAATAAGAGATTGGAAGCCGGATATTCTTTGTTTGCAAGAAACAAAGATTGAAGATTGGAATGGAATTCTAGCAAGGCAATTTTGGGGCAACAGATGGGTTGAATGGGCAGAACTCAAAGCCAGTGACACTAGGGGAGGGATAGTTACGATGTGGGACAAAAGACATTGGAACTGCATTGAAATCCAACATGGAATTCACTCTATTTCAG GGGTGTATGGTCCACACACAAACTTGGAAAGGGAAGAAATATGGCATGAATTGGGAGCTGTTAGAGGATTATCGGATGAACAATGGGTGATTGGAGGTGATTTCAGCGTTTGTAGATTTGAAAGTGAAAGGCACAATTATGTAAGAAGATCACGAGCCATGAGGGGATTCACTGATGTCATCCAGGATCTATGCTTAGTAGATTTACCATTACAGGGAGCTTACTTCACCTGGTCTAGAGGGGAG ATTAAGCAAATTGCTCTTCCTAAAGTTATTTCAGATCACAACCCTATCATGATGGAGAGTGGGGATTGGGACTCTAACCCATCCtactttaaatttgaaaacaggTGGCTGAATACAGAAGGTTTTCTAGAAAAGATCAAGATATGGTGGCAGAGTTATGATGTCAATGGCACTCCTGACTTTATTTTGGTGCAAAAATTGAAGCTCCTTAAGAAAGACCTTACTATCTGGAatagagaagaatttggcaacaTTGCAGTGAAAAGGGGAATAACATTAGAGGAGCTTTCTCTTTTGTAA
- the LOC138891707 gene encoding uncharacterized protein — protein sequence MKLQVEIQQLAKAEEVSWRQKSRCLWLKEGDRNTKFFHKVANSNRRTNCIDRLKVGDDITEDQDLIRGEILEFYQQLYTENESWRPTTRLEDVATLNGEEKVWLERPFEEAEVLAVIKNCAPDKAPVGFFSPQKGVRHGDPLSPFLFIFAMEGLSKMLDKANQLHWLEDFKVLYLNLTLMIFEAISGLHMNMLKSIIYPVNSFPNLEELVEVMCCKVSSFPTTYLGLPLGARYKALATRIPLLGTIGKITHGHCSSEEISKTGN from the exons ATGAAACTCCAAGTGGAAATTCAGCAACTAGCTAAAGCAGAAGAAGTATCTTGGAGACAAAAATCTCGATGCTTGTGGCTCAAAGAAGGGGATAGAAATACCAAATTCTTTCATAAGGTGGCCAATTCCAACAGAAGAACTAATTGTATTGATAGACTCAAAGTTGGGGATGACATCACTGAAGATCAAGATCTAATTAGGggtgagattttagaattttATCAACAACTCTACACTGAGAATGAAAGCTGGAGACCTACTACAAGACTGGAAGATGTAGCAACATTAAATGGGGAAGAGAAAGTATGGCTGGAAAGGCCATTTGAAGAGGCAGAGGTTTTGGCTGTAATTAAGAATTGTGCACCTGATAAAGCTCCAG TTGGATTCTTTTCTCCCCAAAAAGGTGTTAGACATGGAGATCCTCTATCTCCTTTTTTATTCATCTTTGCTATGGAAGGGCTTAGCAAAATGTTAGATAAAGCAAATCAGCTTCACTGGCTAGAGGATTTCAAG GTCTTGTACCTCAATCTTACACTCATGATCTTTGAAGCTATCTCGGGCCTACATATGAACATGTTGAAGAGCATCATCTACCCAGTCAATTCATTTCCAAACTTGGAAGAACTTGTGGAAGTAATGTGTTGTAAGGTGAGCTCTTTCCCTACAACATATCTGGGTCTTCCTCTGGGAGCTAGATACAAAGCTCTAG CAACAAGGATTCCACTATTGGGCACTATTGGCAAGATAACTCATGGGCACTGCAGTTCAGAAGAGATATCCAAGACTGGAAACTAA
- the LOC104086029 gene encoding uncharacterized protein, with product MIAVRDSIIASYRDVWNTWREIPYIVRDQMWNCFRCRCAWHTQHDHQISSNFKKKAADLLKDTLWTAQRKVQKPSWMFEDVCARLNEKWDSAKFQKKSTQAKAVRASDKGGSVGIGTNRRRLEKLKGRTITYGEVFEEPPAKKKKDGTRIRGKPHAEGTYAWLNGVKVNRLPRMVAQSNRHRMM from the exons ATGATAGCTGTTAGGGATTCTATTATAGCATCTTATCGTGACGTTTGGAATACCTGGAGAGAGATACCGTACATTGTCAGAGACCAGATGTGGAATTGCTTTAGG TGCAGGTGTGCATGGCATACCCAACATGATCATCAAATAAGTAGTAATTTCAAGAAGAAAGCTGCTGATCTGCTTAAAGATACCTTGTGGACTGCTCAGAGAAAGGTTCAGAAGCCCAGCTGGATGTTCGAAGATGTATGTGCTAGACTTAATGAGAAGTGGGACAGTGCGAAATTTCAGAAGAAGAGCACCCAAGCAAAGGCAGTCCGAGCCTCCGACAAGGGTGGCTCAGTTGGTATAGGGACCAATCGAAGGAGATTG GAAAAGTTAAAAGGAAGAACTATAACTTATGGTGAGGTCTTTGAGGAGCCACCtgcgaaaaagaaaaaagatggtaCAAGAATTCGGGGCAAGCCGCATGCTGAGGGGACATAC GCTTGGCTGAATGGTGTGAAAGTGAATCGGCTTCCGAGGATGGTAGCTCAATCCAACCGTCACCGGATGATGTAG